One window of Oryza brachyantha chromosome 12, ObraRS2, whole genome shotgun sequence genomic DNA carries:
- the LOC102721891 gene encoding bidirectional sugar transporter SWEET13-like, protein MAGLSLQHPWAFAFGLLGNLISFTTYLAPIPTFYRIYKSKSTEGFQSVPYVVALFSAMLWIFYALIKSNEALLITINAAGCVIETIYIVIYLAYASKKAKVFTTKILLGLNVGVFGVILLLTLLLSKGENRVVSLGWVCVAFSVSVFVAPLSIIRRVVQTRSVEYMPFSLSLTLTLSAIVWFLYGLLIKDKYVALPNVLGFTFGVVQMGLYVFYMNATPVAGEGKEGKLAAEEPQVVVNVGKLTATPDRSSGVHPLTEMATAAAAAAAGAAVPRTTCAAAAMDQYSKTVSRFIQGTLGERRKR, encoded by the exons ATGGCTGGCCTCTCACTGCAGCATCCCTGGGCATTTGCTTTCGGCCTCCTTG GCAATCTCATCTCCTTCACCACCTACCTGGCCCCAAT ACCGACGTTCTACCGGATCTACAAGAGCAAGTCCACGGAGGGGTTCCAGTCGGTGCCCTACGTGGTGGCGCTGTTCAGCGCGATGCTGTGGATCTTCTACGCGCTGATCAAATCCAACGAGGCGCTGCTCATCACCATCAACGCTGCGGGTTGTGTCATCGAGACCATCTACATCGTCATCTACCTCGCCTACGCCTCCAAGAAGGCCAAG GTGTTCACGACGAAGATCCTGCTGGGGCTGAACGTGGGCGTGTTCGGGGTGATCCTGCTGCTGACGCTGCTGCTGTCCAAGGGCGAGAACCGGGTCGTCTCCCTCGGCTGGGTCTGCGTCGCCTTCTCCGTCAGCGTCTTCGTCGCGCCGCTCAGCATCATC AGGCGTGTTGTCCAGACGAGGAGCGTCGAGTACATGCCCTTCTCGCTCTCCCTCACGCTCACCCTCAGCGCCATCGTCTGGTTCCTCTACGGCCTCCTCATCAAGGACAAATACGTCGCG CTTCCCAACGTGCTGGGCTTCACGTTCGGGGTGGTCCAGATGGGGCTCTACGTCTTCTACATGAACGCCACGCCCGTGGCCGGCGAGGGGAAGGAAGGCAagctggcggcggaggagccgcAGGTCGTCGTCAACGTCGGCAAGCTCACCGCCACGCCCGACAGGAGCTCCGGGGTGCACCCGCTCACCGAgatggccaccgccgccgccgccgccgccgccggcgcggcggtgccAAGGACGACCtgtgccgcggcggcgatggacca ATACAGCAAAACTGTTTCAAGGTTCATCCAAGGTACATTAGGTGAGAGAAGGAAGCGTTGA